From one Peromyscus leucopus breed LL Stock unplaced genomic scaffold, UCI_PerLeu_2.1 scaffold_117, whole genome shotgun sequence genomic stretch:
- the LOC114686051 gene encoding retinoic acid early-inducible protein 1-epsilon: protein MNFCFLFGPHLHVSLTDTHSLSCNVIIKTHTTPGQPWCEGHCSMDGESFLQYDNDNKATPLGDVGKAAHATQVWTDFVQELEYLGQELRKMLADTNLRKTKICGHPTLQAIMLSNYEQGQIVGASWQFNISGKYSFILNTMNMSWTPISLEARGIMNEWKDDEDLTTNLKTFIANFSPWLKDLLKIPQERTRSTSRAPDIPQLPSAPQRPSPSQFHNEKVFIPVAAVIVIILLFAVGLLVKRCPQGEIFSCP from the exons ATGAATTTCTGCTTCTTGTTTGGACCTCACCTGCATGTTTCTCTCACAGATACACACTCTCTTAGTTGCAATGTCATTATTAAGACTCATACCACACCTGGACAGCCCTGGTGTGAAGGACATTGTTCAATGGATGGAGAATCTTTTCTTCAATATGATAAtgacaacaaagccacacctttggGTGACGTGGGAAAGGCGGCACATGCCACTCAAGTGTGGACAGACTTTGTGCAAGAGCTGGAATACTTGGGACAAGAGCTCAGGAAGATGCTGGCTGACACCAATCTGAGGAAAACCAAGATCTGTG GTCACCCCACTTTACAGGCCATCATGCTTTCTAATTATGAACAAGGACAAATCGTTGGTGCCTCCTGGCAATTTAACATCAGTGGAAAGTACTCCTTCATCCTGAACACAATGAATATGAGCTGGACACCGATTAGTCTGGAAGCCAGAGGTATCATGAATGAATGGAAGGATGATGAGGATCTAACCACAAATCTGAAGACCTTCATAGCAAATTTCAGCCCCTGGCTCAAGGATCTCTTAAAGATCCCCCAGGAAAGGACAA gatcaaCATCAAGGGCCCCAGATATCCCCCAGCTTCCATCTGCCCCCCAGCGTCCATCTCCCAGTCAGTTTCACAATGAGAAAGTGTTTATCCCTGTGGCAGCAGTCATTGTCATCATCTTACTTTTTGCTGTTGGCCTATTAGTGAAACGTTGTCCCCAAGGAG AAATCTTCAGCTGCCCATGA